From Effusibacillus lacus, a single genomic window includes:
- a CDS encoding metalloregulator ArsR/SmtB family transcription factor produces the protein MQLDRLVNFHKVLADPTRIRILVLLANGPLHGQALAGKLGVSPPTITHHMTRLREAGLVKERRDKNTIYFHLEEMTLRRNAGAILDVVFRHEPGGPTEMELKHHKERSEVVRNFFTPDGKLKQIPAQRKKRLMVLEHLVRGLERNRKYTEQEINDYIKQFHGDYATIRREFIINHYMYRDNGIYELNPPEMWAKIE, from the coding sequence ATGCAGCTTGACAGACTGGTGAATTTTCATAAAGTGTTGGCCGATCCCACAAGGATCCGGATTTTGGTTCTGTTGGCCAATGGACCGCTTCACGGGCAAGCTCTGGCAGGAAAGCTCGGGGTTTCACCACCAACCATTACCCATCATATGACCAGGTTGCGGGAAGCAGGGCTGGTGAAAGAAAGGCGTGACAAGAATACGATCTACTTTCACCTGGAAGAAATGACGCTCAGGAGAAACGCAGGCGCGATTTTGGACGTTGTTTTCCGACACGAACCGGGAGGTCCGACAGAGATGGAGCTGAAACATCACAAAGAACGGAGCGAAGTCGTCAGGAATTTCTTCACGCCTGACGGCAAATTAAAGCAGATTCCCGCCCAGAGAAAAAAGAGACTGATGGTCTTAGAACATCTGGTGCGTGGGTTGGAACGGAACCGCAAATATACCGAACAGGAAATCAATGATTACATTAAGCAGTTCCACGGGGATTACGCCACCATTCGACGCGAATTCATCATCAATCATTACATGTACCGGGACAATGGAATCTATGAGTTGAATCCGCCGGAAATGTGGGCAAAAATTGAATAG
- a CDS encoding AAA family ATPase, whose product MKLTDEQRLVDTNYDKPYALLQQVVANVEKVIVGKSEAVHYCLVALLSGGHVLLEDVPGVGKTMLVRTLAKSLGCSFKRIQFTPDLLPSDVTGVSIYNQKTQEFEFRPGPIMANIVLADEINRTSPKTQSALLEAMEEGNITVDGVTHVLHKPFMVLATQNPIEYEGTFPLPEAQLDRFLLKISLGYPSMRDEIDILSRQEKGHPIEQLEQVLDLETIQYLKEAVQEVYVEPSVREYIVKVATATRENRNVYLGASPRGSIALLKASMALAFILGRDFVVPDDVKRLVPLTFGHRIILKSEARLSGVTVQDVLQDVMRSVPVPIARDGERR is encoded by the coding sequence ATGAAGCTGACGGACGAACAACGGCTGGTGGACACGAATTACGACAAACCTTATGCATTGCTGCAGCAAGTGGTTGCAAATGTGGAGAAAGTTATTGTCGGAAAATCCGAAGCCGTTCATTATTGCCTTGTGGCGCTGCTAAGCGGCGGCCACGTTCTCCTGGAAGACGTGCCGGGTGTAGGAAAGACCATGCTGGTAAGGACACTTGCCAAATCGCTGGGCTGTTCCTTCAAGCGGATTCAGTTTACACCGGACTTGCTTCCGTCGGACGTGACCGGGGTTTCCATATACAATCAGAAAACACAGGAGTTTGAGTTCCGGCCGGGGCCCATCATGGCCAATATTGTCCTGGCGGACGAGATCAACCGGACGTCTCCCAAAACGCAGTCGGCCCTGCTGGAGGCAATGGAGGAAGGAAACATCACCGTGGACGGGGTCACGCATGTCCTGCATAAGCCGTTTATGGTGCTGGCTACCCAGAACCCCATCGAATACGAGGGAACCTTCCCGCTGCCGGAAGCCCAGCTGGATCGCTTTCTGTTAAAAATCAGCCTTGGTTACCCGAGCATGCGGGATGAGATTGACATCTTGTCCCGTCAGGAGAAAGGCCATCCCATTGAACAGCTTGAGCAAGTGCTGGATCTGGAAACCATTCAATATCTGAAGGAAGCCGTCCAGGAGGTGTATGTGGAGCCAAGCGTCCGAGAATACATTGTGAAAGTTGCCACCGCTACAAGGGAGAACCGAAATGTGTACCTGGGAGCATCTCCCCGGGGGTCGATTGCGTTGTTGAAAGCCTCCATGGCTCTTGCCTTTATCCTGGGACGTGACTTTGTGGTGCCTGACGATGTGAAGCGGTTAGTGCCTCTTACCTTTGGCCACCGCATCATTCTCAAGAGCGAAGCACGGTTGTCAGGGGTGACGGTGCAGGACGTACTGCAGGATGTGATGCGAAGCGTTCCGGTTCCCATTGCGAGAGACGGGGAGAGAAGATAA
- a CDS encoding murein hydrolase activator EnvC family protein, with protein sequence MASRKWMAGVLTAAMLLTPVFTTAQASIESDQQRLDELRQQYNQRMQEIKKLRSDEKDLEKKLAIINQQIAELDQQINAIQAEINAGAAKIRELEVEIKKTQDKLETRKKMLKQRLRVMYEDGDVSYLEVLFQSTDFSDFIDRMSTLSLVVNQDKRLVEGIKEEKRKLDETQAQLKREQDLRQVRQNAMYAAKAEQDKIKKEQQAILAQVQKERQITEAQAKKEEQEIQAIEAQIAAAIAAKLNGGKGIKSAGNWTWPVPSSRVITSGYGPRWGTMHAGIDIAGPVGTPIVAVDNGVVRFAGAAQGFGHWVVIEHAGGIMSVYGHMYGNQIYVSVGQEVKRGQQIAGIGSDGQSTGPHLHFSVATGISGSRMLYVNPGPYLGL encoded by the coding sequence ATGGCTTCAAGGAAATGGATGGCAGGGGTTCTTACGGCTGCCATGCTGCTGACACCGGTGTTTACAACGGCTCAGGCAAGTATTGAATCGGACCAACAACGGCTTGATGAACTCAGGCAGCAATATAACCAGAGAATGCAGGAAATCAAGAAACTTCGCAGCGATGAGAAAGACTTGGAGAAAAAGCTGGCGATCATCAACCAGCAAATTGCAGAGTTAGATCAACAGATCAACGCCATTCAGGCGGAAATCAATGCGGGTGCCGCCAAGATCCGGGAACTGGAAGTCGAGATCAAGAAGACGCAGGACAAGCTGGAAACAAGGAAAAAGATGCTCAAACAGCGTCTGCGTGTAATGTATGAAGACGGAGACGTTTCCTATCTGGAGGTCCTCTTCCAATCCACCGACTTCAGCGACTTTATTGATCGTATGAGCACGTTGTCGCTTGTGGTCAATCAGGACAAGCGTCTGGTGGAGGGCATTAAGGAAGAGAAACGCAAACTGGACGAGACCCAGGCGCAGTTGAAACGCGAACAGGATTTGCGCCAAGTCCGTCAGAACGCCATGTACGCCGCCAAGGCCGAACAGGACAAGATCAAGAAAGAGCAGCAGGCGATTCTGGCGCAGGTTCAGAAAGAACGCCAAATTACTGAAGCGCAAGCCAAGAAGGAAGAGCAGGAGATACAGGCAATTGAGGCGCAAATCGCGGCTGCAATCGCCGCCAAACTGAACGGCGGCAAAGGCATCAAGAGTGCCGGGAATTGGACATGGCCGGTTCCCTCTTCCCGGGTGATTACTTCCGGCTATGGACCGCGTTGGGGCACCATGCACGCCGGAATCGATATTGCCGGACCTGTCGGAACACCGATCGTTGCGGTCGACAATGGCGTGGTTCGGTTCGCGGGGGCTGCGCAAGGGTTCGGTCACTGGGTCGTTATAGAACACGCTGGCGGCATTATGAGTGTATACGGACACATGTACGGCAATCAGATCTATGTTTCGGTCGGTCAGGAAGTAAAACGCGGCCAGCAGATCGCGGGTATCGGAAGCGACGGTCAGTCCACAGGACCGCATCTGCACTTCTCGGTTGCTACGGGGATCAGCGGAAGCCGGATGTTGTACGTAAATCCGGGTCCGTATCTGGGTTTATAA
- a CDS encoding MFS transporter, with translation MVRQWNFAGERQLLQGNMQFRRLFYAALISGMGDWINSVAVLVLVLELTHSPTAVGITLAMRVLPHLFMGPLGGVWTDRIRRTWMMIGSDLMRFVIALGFLLIQDVSQMWGVYALTAFLVVFSALFVPARTAYVTSIVRTEEIGRANALLEVTNGLVMVMGFALGGLIVANLGVSAAFVLNALSFLASACFLLKPAIQEPPSVQMNVTVPTFREDFLLGLESMRSNKIVLTLLLLMLGWAVGGGAFNVLLSVMATDVYQSDSFGLGMLYASIGGGTVAGSILIAKHSDLSLRKIKVLAGCSFVADSLLHILFANTDSFLWGCLTLLGVGMAGALGNTAIVTLIAKTTPEDLQGRVFSITNSLSSSVLALSMVAAGLLVPVIGPRLSGTLGGGLIFLFSLSYSALILAESRKDVIRRDTHAA, from the coding sequence ATGGTTAGACAATGGAATTTCGCGGGAGAGCGGCAACTGCTTCAAGGCAACATGCAGTTTCGCCGGTTGTTTTATGCCGCTTTGATTAGCGGTATGGGGGACTGGATTAACAGTGTTGCCGTATTGGTTCTGGTTCTGGAGTTGACCCACTCCCCGACTGCGGTCGGTATCACATTGGCCATGCGGGTTCTGCCCCATTTGTTTATGGGTCCATTGGGAGGAGTGTGGACTGACAGGATCCGGCGGACCTGGATGATGATCGGAAGCGATTTGATGCGATTTGTGATTGCTTTGGGATTTCTGTTGATCCAAGACGTTTCCCAAATGTGGGGAGTTTATGCCCTGACAGCTTTTCTGGTGGTGTTTTCGGCATTGTTTGTGCCAGCTCGCACTGCATATGTAACAAGCATAGTAAGAACAGAAGAGATCGGACGGGCAAACGCTCTGCTGGAAGTGACCAACGGATTGGTCATGGTGATGGGATTTGCTCTCGGGGGACTGATTGTTGCCAATCTGGGAGTGTCTGCTGCTTTTGTGCTGAATGCCCTTTCGTTTCTTGCATCCGCCTGTTTTTTGCTGAAGCCTGCCATACAGGAGCCGCCAAGTGTTCAAATGAACGTAACAGTACCAACTTTTCGGGAAGATTTTCTCTTAGGTCTTGAATCGATGCGGTCAAACAAAATTGTACTTACGCTTCTGCTGCTGATGCTGGGGTGGGCAGTCGGTGGCGGAGCCTTCAATGTCTTACTTTCCGTTATGGCAACCGACGTTTACCAAAGTGACAGTTTTGGCTTGGGAATGCTGTATGCCTCCATTGGAGGCGGCACTGTAGCGGGGAGTATACTGATTGCGAAACATTCAGATCTGAGTCTGCGGAAAATAAAGGTGCTGGCTGGTTGTTCTTTTGTGGCCGATTCTTTGCTGCATATCCTGTTTGCCAATACTGATTCCTTTCTCTGGGGGTGTCTTACACTGCTTGGGGTTGGAATGGCGGGAGCCTTGGGGAATACCGCGATCGTCACGCTGATTGCCAAGACTACCCCGGAAGACTTGCAAGGAAGGGTTTTCTCAATCACCAATTCACTGAGTTCCTCGGTGCTGGCTTTATCCATGGTGGCAGCCGGCCTGTTGGTCCCGGTCATCGGCCCGCGTTTGTCGGGAACGCTCGGTGGCGGTCTCATTTTTCTGTTTTCTTTGTCGTATTCAGCTCTTATCCTGGCAGAAAGTCGTAAGGATGTAATCAGGAGGGATACTCATGCAGCTTGA
- a CDS encoding RNA polymerase sigma factor, protein MNEWESLYQEYGDDVYRFLMYFIGNRNDAEDLLNETFIKVFRNLHQFDNRSGIKTWILSISRNVALDHIRKKERLKALNLVLQKEPVDDPQLPDHLLQMNERKRILYEAIQSLIPNYRIVVILRGIQEFSLAEIASILGWKESKVKITLHRAMKALREILEKEVALYGMDT, encoded by the coding sequence GTGAACGAATGGGAAAGCTTATACCAGGAGTATGGGGATGATGTATACCGATTTCTCATGTATTTTATCGGGAATCGAAATGATGCGGAAGATTTATTAAATGAGACGTTCATTAAAGTTTTCCGGAACTTGCATCAATTTGACAATCGTTCCGGTATCAAAACCTGGATTTTGTCCATCTCGCGAAACGTGGCACTGGATCACATTCGCAAAAAGGAACGGTTGAAAGCCCTAAATCTCGTTTTGCAAAAGGAACCTGTGGACGATCCACAATTGCCTGATCATTTGCTGCAAATGAATGAACGAAAACGCATTCTGTACGAAGCGATTCAATCATTAATACCTAATTATCGTATCGTTGTCATTTTACGTGGCATACAGGAATTTTCACTGGCAGAAATCGCATCCATTCTTGGTTGGAAAGAAAGTAAAGTGAAGATTACATTACATCGTGCAATGAAAGCGTTGCGTGAGATATTGGAAAAGGAGGTTGCCCTTTATGGAATGGACACCTGA
- a CDS encoding HAD family hydrolase, whose protein sequence is MIKAIVFDFDGLIFDTETHEYKVLQEIFEDHGAELPLEIWGKCVGTRANFFDAFQYLEECIGKPVDREVLGKLRREKFEVRIANERALPGVENYLAAAKHLGLKVGLASSSGRAWVERWLAYLNLLHHFECVRTADDVEHVKPDPTLYLKAVECLGVEPNEAIAFEDSPNGALAAKRAGLHTVVVPNYVTRDLIFGEHDLRLDSLAEMELEQLIERVVQKG, encoded by the coding sequence TTGATTAAGGCGATTGTGTTTGATTTTGACGGTTTGATCTTTGATACGGAAACACATGAGTACAAGGTATTGCAGGAGATTTTTGAAGATCACGGGGCGGAACTGCCGCTCGAAATATGGGGGAAATGCGTCGGCACCCGTGCCAATTTTTTCGATGCCTTTCAGTATCTTGAGGAGTGTATCGGGAAGCCTGTGGACAGGGAAGTTTTGGGCAAGCTTCGGCGGGAGAAGTTTGAGGTGCGAATTGCCAACGAGCGGGCGTTGCCCGGGGTGGAGAATTATCTGGCGGCAGCAAAACATTTGGGATTAAAGGTGGGCCTTGCTTCCAGTTCCGGACGGGCTTGGGTAGAGCGGTGGCTGGCTTATTTGAACCTGCTGCATCATTTTGAATGTGTAAGAACGGCTGATGACGTGGAGCATGTGAAACCGGACCCGACGCTGTACTTGAAGGCAGTCGAGTGCTTGGGCGTGGAGCCGAACGAAGCGATTGCTTTTGAGGACTCCCCTAACGGGGCTTTGGCTGCCAAGCGTGCTGGGCTGCACACGGTTGTGGTGCCGAATTACGTGACCCGGGATCTGATATTCGGTGAACATGACCTGCGGTTGGATTCCTTGGCAGAGATGGAATTGGAGCAATTGATCGAGAGAGTTGTACAGAAGGGGTAG
- a CDS encoding LexA family protein gives MNELGNLLRKLRGQRSLREMAELAEVSHTYYADLEKGIRRGTGEPIKPSPETLKRISKATGHPYEDLMRAAGYLPTGYESHVTENKSRYVTAKLIRIPVLGFIKAGNELYEKQQVVGYRLVAKEEIPDGEYFYLIVNDDSMIDEGIKEGSRVLVRLQDSVDEGKIGVVLADGDRAKLKRIFYQGDNVILQSSNRKIPPLLLPKEAVQFQGQVTKVEFDV, from the coding sequence ATGAATGAATTGGGTAATTTGCTTCGAAAGTTACGTGGTCAACGAAGTTTGCGGGAAATGGCAGAACTGGCTGAAGTAAGCCATACCTATTACGCCGATTTGGAAAAAGGCATCCGCCGGGGAACGGGGGAGCCAATCAAACCGTCCCCGGAAACTTTGAAACGAATCTCCAAGGCAACCGGGCATCCGTATGAAGACCTGATGAGAGCGGCCGGCTATTTGCCAACCGGATATGAGAGCCATGTAACCGAAAACAAATCCCGGTATGTGACCGCGAAGCTGATTCGAATTCCGGTTCTGGGATTTATCAAAGCCGGAAACGAACTGTATGAAAAGCAGCAAGTGGTCGGTTACAGACTGGTGGCAAAAGAGGAAATTCCCGATGGAGAATACTTTTATTTGATTGTCAATGACGATTCCATGATTGACGAAGGCATTAAAGAGGGCTCCAGAGTTCTTGTCAGGCTTCAGGATTCTGTTGATGAAGGAAAGATCGGCGTAGTGCTTGCAGATGGAGACAGGGCCAAGCTCAAACGGATTTTCTACCAGGGAGACAATGTCATCTTGCAGTCATCCAACCGGAAAATCCCTCCCCTGCTTCTGCCGAAAGAAGCAGTTCAGTTTCAGGGTCAAGTGACAAAGGTTGAATTTGATGTGTGA
- the groES gene encoding co-chaperone GroES yields the protein MIKPLGDRVVIKVVEREEKTASGIVLPDTAKEKPQEGEVVAVGPGRYEDGKRVELDVKVGDRVIYSKYAGTEVKYDNVEYLILRESDILAVIEK from the coding sequence ATGATCAAACCACTCGGTGACCGTGTGGTAATCAAAGTTGTCGAACGCGAAGAGAAAACTGCAAGCGGTATCGTACTTCCGGACACCGCGAAAGAAAAGCCGCAGGAAGGCGAAGTTGTGGCTGTAGGTCCGGGCCGTTACGAAGACGGCAAACGCGTCGAACTGGATGTGAAGGTCGGCGACCGCGTAATCTACTCGAAGTATGCAGGTACCGAAGTCAAGTATGACAATGTGGAATACCTGATTCTTCGCGAAAGCGACATTCTCGCCGTAATCGAGAAGTAA
- the groL gene encoding chaperonin GroEL (60 kDa chaperone family; promotes refolding of misfolded polypeptides especially under stressful conditions; forms two stacked rings of heptamers to form a barrel-shaped 14mer; ends can be capped by GroES; misfolded proteins enter the barrel where they are refolded when GroES binds) has translation MAKEIKFREDARRAMLRGVDALADAVKVTLGPKGRNVVLEKKFGSPLITNDGVTIAKEIELEDAFENMGAQLVKEVATKTNDVAGDGTTTATVLAQALIREGLKNVTAGANPMILRKGIEKAVRAAVEEIKNISKQVEGRENIAQVAAISAGDEEIGSLIADAMEKVGKDGVITVEESKGFTTELEVVEGMQFDRGYISPYMVTDADKMEAVLDEPYILITDKKIGNIQEILPVLERVVQSGRPLLMIAEDVEGEALATLVVNKLRGTFTAVAVKAPGFGDRRKAMLQDIAILTGGQVISEEIGLELKSTTIDQLGRARQVRVSKENTIIVDGSGNKADIDARINQIKVQLEETTSEFDKEKLQERLAKLAGGVAVIKVGAATETELKEKKLRIEDALNATRAAVEEGIVAGGGTALVNAIAALDKVTAEGDELTGVNLVRKALEAPVRQIADNAGLEGAVIVERLKTEKVGIGFNAATGEWVDMIQAGIVDPAKVTRSALQNAASVAAMFLTTEAVVADKPEKDKGPAMPGGMGGMDMM, from the coding sequence GTGGCTAAAGAGATTAAGTTTCGTGAAGATGCCCGCCGTGCGATGCTCCGCGGTGTTGACGCTTTGGCTGATGCGGTAAAAGTAACCCTTGGTCCGAAAGGACGCAACGTGGTACTTGAGAAAAAATTCGGTTCCCCGCTCATCACCAATGACGGTGTGACCATCGCAAAAGAAATCGAACTGGAAGACGCATTTGAAAATATGGGTGCGCAGCTGGTGAAAGAAGTTGCCACCAAGACCAACGATGTTGCGGGTGACGGTACCACCACCGCTACGGTTCTGGCACAAGCTTTGATCCGTGAAGGTCTGAAGAATGTAACTGCAGGCGCCAACCCGATGATTCTCCGCAAGGGGATCGAGAAAGCGGTTCGTGCTGCCGTTGAAGAGATCAAGAACATCTCCAAGCAAGTGGAAGGCCGCGAAAACATTGCCCAAGTAGCTGCCATCTCCGCCGGCGACGAAGAGATCGGTTCCCTGATTGCGGACGCAATGGAGAAAGTGGGCAAAGACGGTGTCATCACTGTTGAAGAATCCAAAGGATTCACCACCGAACTCGAAGTTGTGGAAGGGATGCAGTTTGACCGCGGTTACATTTCTCCTTACATGGTAACCGACGCTGACAAGATGGAAGCGGTTCTTGACGAGCCGTACATCCTGATCACCGACAAGAAGATCGGCAACATTCAGGAAATCCTGCCGGTTCTCGAGCGTGTGGTTCAATCCGGCCGTCCGCTCCTGATGATTGCGGAAGACGTGGAAGGGGAAGCTCTTGCAACCCTTGTTGTCAACAAGCTGCGCGGTACCTTCACTGCAGTTGCGGTTAAGGCTCCTGGCTTCGGTGATCGCCGTAAAGCGATGCTGCAGGATATCGCGATCCTCACCGGCGGTCAAGTGATCTCCGAAGAGATCGGTCTCGAATTGAAGAGCACCACCATCGATCAGCTTGGTCGTGCCCGTCAGGTTCGCGTTTCCAAGGAGAACACCATCATTGTTGACGGTTCCGGCAACAAGGCGGACATCGATGCACGCATCAACCAAATCAAAGTACAACTGGAAGAAACCACTTCCGAATTCGATAAAGAAAAGCTGCAGGAGCGCCTGGCGAAGCTTGCTGGCGGCGTAGCGGTCATCAAAGTAGGTGCTGCTACCGAGACCGAGCTGAAAGAGAAGAAGCTGCGCATTGAAGACGCTCTGAACGCAACCCGTGCGGCAGTGGAAGAGGGTATTGTTGCGGGGGGCGGTACTGCACTCGTAAACGCTATCGCCGCTCTCGACAAAGTAACCGCAGAAGGCGACGAACTGACAGGTGTGAACCTGGTTCGCAAAGCTCTCGAAGCTCCTGTGCGTCAAATCGCTGACAACGCAGGTCTCGAAGGTGCGGTTATCGTTGAGCGTCTGAAGACCGAGAAAGTCGGCATCGGTTTCAACGCGGCAACCGGCGAGTGGGTAGACATGATCCAGGCGGGTATCGTGGACCCGGCTAAGGTTACCCGTTCCGCTCTCCAAAACGCTGCATCCGTAGCGGCCATGTTCCTCACCACCGAAGCTGTGGTAGCTGACAAGCCGGAAAAGGACAAAGGACCGGCAATGCCTGGCGGCATGGGCGGCATGGACATGATGTAA
- a CDS encoding helix-turn-helix transcriptional regulator, producing MRNIVRKLRRDMNLSQQELADAVGVSRQTIIEIEKEKSDPSGSLMLKISNFFGKDPREIFFTDDVNFVQQKGTD from the coding sequence TTGAGAAATATTGTTCGAAAACTGCGCAGGGATATGAATTTATCACAACAAGAACTGGCGGATGCTGTGGGGGTCTCCCGCCAAACCATCATTGAAATTGAAAAAGAAAAATCAGACCCCTCCGGTTCCCTCATGCTCAAGATTTCGAATTTCTTTGGGAAAGATCCGAGAGAGATTTTTTTTACCGACGATGTAAACTTTGTACAACAAAAAGGAACCGATTAA
- a CDS encoding phage holin, LLH family: MGILSTHLNARQQEMLELLAREAYAFAETAYTQLKGHEKLSHALDYLEAQARLKGIPFDAARAKIAIEKAWLEIEGMPKRLQQR, from the coding sequence ATGGGGATTCTGTCCACCCATCTGAATGCCAGACAGCAGGAGATGCTGGAGCTTCTCGCACGGGAGGCGTATGCGTTTGCGGAAACCGCGTACACGCAATTAAAAGGGCATGAAAAACTCAGCCATGCACTGGATTATCTGGAGGCCCAGGCCAGGCTAAAAGGGATTCCGTTTGATGCGGCGCGGGCGAAGATCGCCATCGAAAAGGCGTGGCTGGAGATCGAGGGAATGCCGAAGCGGTTGCAGCAGAGATAA